In Zea mays cultivar B73 chromosome 7, Zm-B73-REFERENCE-NAM-5.0, whole genome shotgun sequence, the following proteins share a genomic window:
- the LOC103634329 gene encoding pentatricopeptide repeat-containing protein At4g18975, chloroplastic produces MSKGQVLTWTTYDTLLLALLMDKRVDEAESVWNTVIQTHTRSVPKRLFSRMILIYDIHQRPDKVLEIFADMEELGVRPDEDTTRRIGKAFVASGQEEKEKHVLEKYLKKWKYIHFNGERVRVRRDGPLV; encoded by the exons ATGAGCAAAGGACAGGTGCTGACATGGACAACATATGATACACTTCTGCTCGCACTTCTTATGGATAAACGGGTAGATGAAGCTGAGTCAGTTTGGAACACTGTAATACAGACTCATACCCGCTCAGTGCCCAAGAGGTTGTTCTCTCGGATGATCTTGATCTACGACATTCACCAGCGTCCAGATAAAGTTTTGGAG ATATTCGCGGATATGGAGGAATTAGGTGTGCGTCCGGACGAGGATACAACGAGACGGATCGGAAAGGCATTCGTGGCTTCCGGCCAAGAAGAAAAAGAGAAGCATGTCCTAGAGAAATACTTGAAGAAGTGGAAGTACATCCATTTCAACGGCGAGCGCGTTCGCGTGCGGAGGGACGGACCATTGGTGTAG
- the LOC111589769 gene encoding pentatricopeptide repeat-containing protein At4g18975, chloroplastic, whose product MLKRRRQWLRIIQVTKWLMSKGQVLTWTTYDTLLLALLMDKRVDEAESVWNTVIQTHTRSVPKRLFSRMILIYDIHQRPDKVLEIFADMEELGVRPDKDTVRRIGKAFVASGQEEKEKHVLEKYLKKWKYIHFNGERVRVRRDGPLA is encoded by the exons ATGTTGAAAAGGCGACGACAATGGTTAAGAATAATCCAG GTAACCAAGTGGTTGATGAGCAAAGGACAGGTGCTGACATGGACAACATATGATACACTTCTGCTCGCACTTCTTATGGATAAACGGGTAGATGAAGCTGAGTCAGTTTGGAACACTGTAATACAGACTCATACCCGCTCAGTGCCCAAGAGGTTGTTCTCTCGGATGATCTTGATCTACGACATTCACCAGCGTCCAGATAAAGTTTTGGAG ATATTCGCGGATATGGAGGAATTAGGTGTGCGTCCGGACAAGGATACAGTGAGACGGATCGGAAAGGCATTCGTGGCTTCCGGCCAAGAAGAAAAAGAGAAGCATGTCTTGGAGAAATACTTGAAGAAGTGGAAGTACATCCATTTCAACGGTGAGCGCGTTCGCGTGCGGAGGGACGGACCATTGGCGTAG